One genomic region from Yamadazyma tenuis chromosome 4, complete sequence encodes:
- the prp3 gene encoding U4/U5/U6 small nuclear ribonucleoprotein prp3 (BUSCO:EOG092621ZV; EggNog:ENOG503NW0X; COG:A) — translation MNSNSTKRLREANNTNSSADRHDSKRSKGGLGVEIHPFLKSIVPIPQLPKDFNPLSKSASNAIDSTKSNPYLDSSTPQASRRTRKGAFEFNHSGKYVEIANQIREQEAAKSEQLRKHKILASKGLVPNDDLGESLYSQECPADDTVEWWDAYYVNGDKYRCTEQPENIILDNEEAPVSLYIQHPVFLKAAYEKHMPVQQPLYLTKKEMKRKRKIERQEKLKAQQERVKKGLEPPPPPKVKLSNIMSVLTNEAIKDPTAVEKRVKKEVEARFNKHIQQNEERRLTKEQSHQKLHERREHDLSKGYFRAVYKIQTLVDPQHFFKIDKNAQQLELKGVCIAYNKMSLVVVEGGSKSLKYYDKLITRRIDWTKSNRSDVDLSENRATKVWEGQIKDLQFQKWSVLKPRDDTDLTSMLSRFSLQNYWREALLV, via the coding sequence atgaactccaactccaccaaacGACTACGAGAAGCAAACAATACGAATCTGTCTGCCGACAGACATGATTCCAAGCGGTCAAAAGGTGGGCTCGGAGTGGAAATCCACCCGTTCCTCAAAAGCATAGTCCCCATTCCACAGCTTCCGAAGGACTTTAATCCACTCAGTAAATCCGCCAGCAATGCGATAGACtccacaaaatcaaaccCATATTTGGATAGCTCCACTCCACAAGCATCTAGAAGGACTAGGAAGGGCGCTTTCGAGTTTAATCATAGCGGAAAGTATGTTGAAATTGCTAATCAGATAAGAGAGCAGGAGGCTGCTAAAAGTGAGCAACTCCGCAAACACAAGATTTTGGCACTGAAAGGACTTGTTCCCAACGACGACCTAGGAGAGTCACTATACTCCCAGGAGTGTCCAGCGGATGACACCGTCGAGTGGTGGGATGCGTACTACGTGAATGGTGATAAGTATAGGTGTACTGAGCAGCCAGAAAACATCATTTTGGACAACGAAGAAGCGCCTGTTTCACTCTATATCCAGCACCCGGTGTTCTTGAAAGCTGCATATGAGAAGCATATGCCCGTCCAACAACCATTGTATTTGACCAAAAAGGAgatgaagagaaagagaaagatcGAGCGTCAGGAGAAGCTAAAGGCGCAACAAGAGCGGGTCAAGAAAGGGCTTGAACCCCCTCCTCCTCCTAAGGTCAAGCTTTCCAACATTATGAGCGTTCTAACCAACGAGGCCATTAAGGATCCCACGGCGGTGGAGAAACGGGTGAAAAAAGAGGTTGAGGCCCGGTTCAACAAACATATTCAACAGAACGAAGAGCGTAGACTCACCAAAGAGCAGCTGcaccaaaagcttcatGAACGCCGGGAGCACGATCTCTCGAAGGGATATTTCCGAGCCGTTTACAAGATCCAGACACTTGTGGATCCTCAgcatttcttcaaaatcgataAAAATGCCCAACAACTCGAGCTAAAAGGAGTCTGTATCGCTTACAACAAGATgagtttggtggtggtggaaggTGGTAGCAAGTCACTCAAGTACTACGATAAACTTATCACCAGACGGATCGACTGGACCAAATCCAACCGTTCTGACGTAGACTTGTCGGAAAATCGAGCGACAAAAGTCTGGGAAGGTCAAATCAAGgaccttcaatttcaaaaatggtCAGTTCTTAAGCCACGGGATGACACAGACCTCACAAGCATGTTATCCCGTTTCAGCTTGCAAAACTACTGGCGGGAAGCTCTATTAGTATAA
- a CDS encoding uncharacterized protein (EggNog:ENOG503P92H; COG:S): MGAAYTIFGKQVPSHILAILTLGSVAGVVAYPRSKSEATPTPTPAPAVTVASKEDDFDLEKFINDLSKEETK, from the exons ATGGGCGCTGCTTACACgatttttggaaaacaagttCCCTCCCACATC CTTGCTATTTTGACCTTAGGATCTGTGGCCGGAGTGGTGGCTTACCCCCGGTCCAAGTCCGAGGCCACGCCAACCCCCACTCCAGCTCCCGCAGTGACGGTTGCCTCCAAGGAAGATGATTTcgacttggaaaaattcatcaa TGATTTGTCCAAGGAAGAAACTAAGTAG
- the RNR1 gene encoding ribonucleotide-diphosphate reductase subunit rnr1 (EggNog:ENOG503NWE4; COG:F) has product MYVYKRGGHKEPVRFDKITARVQRLCYGLDTKHVDAVAITQRVISGVYQGVTTIELDNLAAETAAYMTTIHPDYAILAARIAVSNLHKQTTKQYSQVSKELYDYINPKTGKHSPMISDETYAVIQKHADELNSAIVYDRDFNYNYFGFKTLERSYLLRIDGKVAERPQHLIMRVAVGIHGDDIERVIETYNYMSQRYFTHGSPTLFNAGTPSPQMSSCFLVAMKEDSIDGIYDTLKTCALISKSAGGIGLHIHNIRSTGAYIAGTNGTSNGIIPMIRVFNNTARYVDQGGNKRPGAFALYLEPWHADIFDFIDIRKNHGKEEIRARDLFPALWIPDLFMERVEANGDWTLFSPNEAPGLAEVYGDEFKQLYEKYERENRGRQTIKAQKLWYAVLEAQTETGTPFMLYKDACNLKTNQKNLGTIKSSNLCCEIVEYSDPEEVSVCNLASIALPSFVETDETSAWYNFEKLHDISKVVTRNLNRIIDRNYYPVPEAKRSNMRNRPIALGVQGLADAFMALRLPFDSQEAKELNIQIFETIYHGAVEASIELAATEGAYESYPGSPASQGLLQYDLWNRKPTELWDWDTLKQKMAKHGLRNSLLVAPMPTASTSQILGNNECFEPYTSNMYSRRVLSGEFQIVNPYLLKDLVDLGLWNESMKNNIISNNGSIQGLTNIPDQIKALYKTVWEISQKHIIDMAADRAAFIDQSQSLNIHIKDPTMGKLTSMHFYGWKKGLKTGMYYLRTQAAAAAIQFTIDKNSIASANDTVAALEMLNKRKYKAVGSAIGSADEGDADLSISTRSGSTEPSSIENSIADLKVSDDKPEEPQDVAEGEGEGETEADIFSSKVIACAINNPESCTMCSG; this is encoded by the coding sequence ATGTACGTTTACAAGAGAGGTGGACACAAAGAGCCGGTTAGATTCGACAAGATCACCGCCAGAGTCCAAAGATTATGTTATGGTTTGGACACCAAGCACGTTGATGCTGTGGCCATCACCCAGAGAGTCATCTCTGGTGTTTACCAAGGTGTTACCACCATCGAGTTGGACAACTTAGCAGCCGAGACCGCCGCTTATATGACCACCATTCACCCGGACTACGCCATTTTGGCGGCCAGAATCGCTGTTTCCAACTTGCACAAGCAGACCACCAAACAATACTCTCAGGTTTCCAAAGAGTTATATGACTACATTAACCCCAAAACTGGTAAACACTCTCCTATGATCTCGGACGAGACTTACGCGGTGATCCAGAAACACGCCGATGAGTTGAATTCGGCCATCGTATACGACCGTGATTTCAACTACAACTACTTTGGTTTCAAGACCTTGGAAAGATCGTATTTGTTGAGAATCGACGGTAAAGTTGCTGAAAGACCTCAGCATTTGATCATGAGAGTGGCCGTCGGTATCCACGGTGATGACATCGAAAGAGTCATTGAAACCTACAACTACATGTCTCAAAGATATTTCACTCACGGTTCTCCAACCTTGTTTAATGCTGGTACTCCAAGTCCTCAGATGTCTTCAtgtttcttggtggccatGAAAGAAGACTCCATTGATGGAATTTACGACACTTTAAAGACTTGTGCCTTGATCTCCAAGAGTGCCGGTGGTATTGGTTTACATATTCACAACATTAGAAGTACTGGTGCTTACATTGCTGGTACCAACGGTACTTCTAACGGAATCATTCCTATGATCAGagtattcaacaacactgCCAGATACGTCGACCAAGGTGGTAACAAAAGACCTGGTGCCTTTGCCTTGTACTTAGAACCATGGCACGCCGATATCTTTGACTTTATTGACATCAGAAAGAACCACGGTAAGGAAGAAATTAGAGCTAGAGACTTGTTCCCAGCCTTGTGGATCCCAGATTTGTTTATGGAAAGAGTTGAAGCGAACGGAGACTGGACTTTGTTCTCTCCAAACGAAGCTCCAGGTTTAGCTGAAGTTTACGGTGATGAATTTAAGCAATTGTACGAAAAGTATGAAAGAGAAAACAGAGGTAGACAAACCATTAAGGCCCAAAAGTTGTGGTATGCTGTCTTGGAAGCTCAAACCGAAACCGGTACTCCTTTCATGTTGTACAAGGATGCTTGTAACTTGAAGACCAACCAAAAGAATTTGGGTACcatcaagtcttccaacttgTGTTgtgaaattgttgaatactCTGATCCTGAGGAAGTTTCGGTTTGTAACTTGGCTTCTATTGCTTTGCCATCTTTTGTTGAAACTGATGAAACCTCTGCTTGGTACAACTTTGAGAAATTACATGATATTTCCAAGGTTGTCACCAGAAACTTAAACAGAATCATCGACAGAAACTACTACCCAGTTCCTGAAGCCAAGAGATCTAATATGAGAAATAGACCAATTGCTTTGGGTGTTCAAGGGTTGGCTGATGCTTTCATGGCCTTGAGATTACCTTTCGACTCTCAAGAAGCTAAGGAATTAAACATTCAAATCTTCGAAACCATCTACCACGGTGCGGTTGAAGCTTCGATCGAATTGGCTGCTACCGAAGGTGCTTACGAATCATACCCTGGATCCCCTGCTTCTCAAGGTTTATTACAATACGACTTATGGAACAGAAAGCCTACTGAATTGTGGGACTGGGACActttgaaacaaaagatGGCCAAACACGGTTTGAGAAACTCGTTATTGGTGGCTCCAATGCCAACTGCATCTACTTCCCAAATCTTGGGTAACAATGAATGTTTCGAACCTTACACCTCCAACATGTACTCTAGAAGAGTGTTATCAGGAGAATTCCAAATCGTCAACCcatacttgttgaaggatttgGTTGACTTGGGACTCTGGAACGAGTCAATGAAGAACAacatcatctccaacaacgGTTCGATCCAGGGATTGACCAATATCCCCGATCAAATCAAGGCCTTGTACAAGACAGTGTGGGAAATTTCTCAAAAGCATATTATCGATATGGCTGCCGACAGAGCTGCCTTCATTGATCAGTCTCAATCGTTAAACATTCATATCAAGGACCCAACCATGGGTAAGTTAACCTCGATGCATTTCTACGGATGGAAGAAGGGTCTTAAGACTGGTATGTACTACTTGAGAACCCAGgccgctgctgctgccattCAGTTTACTATCGACAAGAACTCCATTGCCCTGGCCAATGACACCGTTGCTGCTTTAGaaatgttgaacaagagaAAGTATAAGGCTGTTGGAAGTGCTATTGGTTCTGCTGACGAAGGTGACGCCGATTTGTCTATTTCCACCAGATCTGGATCCACCGAACCTTCCTCCATCGAAAACTCTATTGCggacttgaaggtttccGATGACAAGCCTGAAGAGCCTCAGGATGTTGCCGAAGGTGAAGGTGAAGGTGAAACTGAAGCTGATATCTTCAGTTCCAAGGTGATTGCTTGtgccatcaacaaccctGAATCGTGCACCATGTGTTCTGGTTAG
- a CDS encoding uncharacterized protein (COG:S; EggNog:ENOG503NV2D), with protein MSQPSPKYSIDTPYSEDIPLQNLTYTPAKQTFDADDMSSADPESPAITAADLPEDPLLDQELRRLQRSQIPKYKRFISALWHGPSAATDDPPTRFTGRASAWLEEIPDKFDRLVSFKGKLALLTGYLILWYLCIHSILFPYFMNPPLVDVAGTTPVRTLGCTDQFWHGKNGACGMDAQDCVPNPSQSDVFVRCPALCDRSWTYSLIPMGPERVKYRGYFIGGGDDLKSSSPAEHQLSNPYRADSFVCGAAVHAGVISPLTGGCARVSYKSGGQPRFESAKGHYGVDDSLGFNSFFPASFFFKVVSGSTHQCYDPRIPVLVMNIVLAVPIVYLASGMVAFWTINTVGFWTIVLATDPPVQVDSSDRETAASLISVGLERFLPSCFILYVLWRASTHQTLTAPENFKTSYLKRVLLFCPFFWLGVLNNISFDRLPVDRLTVADLKEQAGGAVAVGGIVLLITTCAIIQAYKIWKAGKFKKYLVIYVSFILGLVAVSMIPGLTLRVHHYILAMLLIPGCSTRGSTAIMFQGILLGLFLSGAARWGLAAIAETDTSLRRNDPSGKVLPPVITGFDVSSGILSWNNTINDAYDGISILVNDIERYVGTNVTGVNLKQLFKNSTELSNLIETSLGASADNSNIPLYIRIGKKIMGTKRYSDFSNAAVITWPEGHIDLPNPGNT; from the coding sequence ATGTCTCAACCCAGCCCCAAATACAGTATAGACACTCCCTATTCTGAGGATATCCCACTCCAAAATTTGACCTATACACCCGCCAAACAAACGTTTGATGCCGACGATATGTCGTCCGCCGACCCCGAATCCCCCGCCATCACCGCCGCCGACCTCCCTGAAGATCCGTTGCTCGACCAAGAACTCAGACGTTTGCAGCGCTCCCAGATCCCCAAATACAAACGCTTTATTTCAGCCCTCTGGCACGGGCCCAGCGCCGCCACCGATGACCCTCCCACGCGATTCACCGGACGGGCGCTGGCATggcttgaagaaatcccCGATAAATTTGACCGGTTGGTCAGTTTCAAGGGTAAATTGGCACTTTTGACGGGCTATTTGATCCTTTGGTATTTGTGTATCCACAGCATTCTCTTCCCGTATTTCATGAACCCGCCGTTGGTTGATGTTGCTGGAACCACGCCCGTCCGGACCTTGGGCTGTACGGACCAGTTCTGGCACGGGAAAAATGGTGCTTGTGGCATGGACGCACAAGATTGTGTTCCAAACCCGTCCCAGAGCGACGTGTTTGTACGGTGTCCAGCTCTCTGTGACCGGAGCTGGACCTACTCCTTGATCCCCATGGGCCCAGAGCGGGTCAAGTACCGGGGCTACTTCATTGGCGGTGGAGATGACTTGAAATCGCTGTCTCCTGCTGAACACCAGCTCTCAAACCCCTACAGAGCCGATTcgtttgtttgtggagccGCTGTGCACGCCGGAGTGATTCTGCCGCTTACCGGTGGCTGCGCTCGTGTGTCCTATAAAAGTGGTGGCCAACCACGGTTCGAATCAGCCAAAGGTCACTACGGAGTTGACGATTCGCTTGGGTTCAATTCGTTTTTCCCAGCgtctttcttctttaaagTGGTGTCTGGCCTGACCCACCAGTGCTACGACCCCCGAATCCCGGTACTAGTGATGAACATTGTGTTGGCGGTGCCCATAGTGTATTTGGCCAGTGGAATGGTTGCTTTCTGGACTATTAATACGGTGGGATTCTGGACCATTGTGTTGGCAACAGACCCTCCCGTACAAGTGGATTCAAGTGATAGAGAAACAGCCGCTCTGTTGATATCCGTCGGCCTTGAGCGGTTTCTTCCCTCGTGTTTCATCCTTTATGTGTTATGGAGAGCTTCTACCCATCAGACCCTCACCGCACCcgagaacttcaagacctCGTACCTCAAACGTGTTTTATTATTCTGCCCGTTTTTCTGGCTAGGAGTACTAAACAACATCAGTTTTGATCGGCTACCAGTCGACAGGCTCACGGTGGCCGACTTGAAGGAGCAGGCAGGTGGTGCGGTGGCCGTGGGAGGAATTGTGCTTCTTATCACCACTTGTGCGATTATCCAGGCATACAAAATATGGAAGGCTGggaagttcaagaagtacCTTGTGATCTACGTGCTGTTTATCTTGGGTCTTGTGGCCGTGTCAATGATCCCTGGTCTTACTTTACGCGTCCACCACTATATTCTTGCCATGCTTTTGATTCCTGGGTGTAGCACCAGAGGTTCTACTGCGATTATGTTCCAAGGCATCTTATTGGGACTTTTCCTCTCGGGTGCAGCCCGCTGGGGGTTGGCGGCCATAGCCGAAACTGACACTTCGCTTCGTCGTAACGATCCTAGTGGTAAGGTTCTTCCTCCGGTAATCACTGGATTCGATGTTTCCAGTGGTATACTCAGCTGGAACAATACTATCAATGATGCTTACGATGGAATATCCATTCTCGTCAACGACATCGAGAGGTACGTGGGAACTAATGTCACCGGTGTGAACCTTAAACAgctcttcaagaactcgACTGAGTTGTCAAATCTAATTGAGACGTCTCTTGGGGCTAGTGCTGACAACAGTAATATTCCTTTGTACATTCGGATTGGGAAGAAGATCATGGGTACAAAGCGGTACAGTGACTTTTCCAATGCTGCTGTGATAACCTGGCCAGAGGGACACATTGACCTTCCTAACCCTGGCAACACGTAG
- a CDS encoding uncharacterized protein (EggNog:ENOG503NWEX; COG:I,U): MRRSTPRILAQPKAFTTSALLAYAKSSSHNSIPNAQIKWYYATDVPLTKPDWYEYKKTQDAKKYVPFSDYDSKRIESHYRKFGDSQSEDISPRVYVSEDRLFQVDVENLHLSPVYWEGPSYETRRGLWFSSDGIPLAEDITREIENGYKDKKPYLFDEDRKRQAEQPQKQKPNNIDFSKFYETIGEDFKSKESHDDVVILGNGKAVVYFNDNKAVLFPKFMVNSYQLPIIRQFYGSSVALMGVEPIQRGYSSDLKSMFDNFTKKNTISSSNHFLLPEPGLFLGKIPQNKEDNQNEQMREVIEDDFEDSTTEQTSTRETDHLVLCVHGIGQGLGLMAEAINIVHDINSMRNTMKTVYKENKKFRNLAYKDPKDPDVDKNNRIQVLPIAWRHRIDFHPEKVSTSDDKLEPRLPTLSQINVEGVRPLRNVVGYVALDILLYYDNKYFNQILEAVTLELNRVYELYMENNPDFKGKVHILGHSLGSAISFDIASRQFDTRPTKPNRSADLLFDVDSLFCVGSPVGVFKLISQKNIVNRSDVPKDFDPRSRSLSYSSPKCKNLYNLYHPCDPIGYRIEPLIKPRFAHFKAQEAPFAADGLETPFKGWSTLTDELQERFSKANTWLWSFNKKSKAFDQNSLGDFMNGIVDSNPVETPDDAESKKKLSQKDLGELLKFNKEGRVDFSLPRGMFDISLLSAISAHVSYFEDKDTAGFIMGELLLSDNPPVKSLEVMYKDV, translated from the coding sequence ATGCGGAGAAGCACGCCGAGAATACTTGCCCAGCCTAAGGCCTTCACCACATCGGCCCTTTTGGCCTATGCCAAACTGCTGCTGCACAATTCCATTCCCAATGCACAGATCAAATGGTACTATGCCACAGACGTACCACTTACCAAACCCGATTGGTACGAGTATAAAAAGACACAGGATGCCAAGAAGTATGTACCGTTCTCGGACTACGACTCCAAGCGAATTGAATCCCACTATCGCAAATTTGGAGATTCACAGTCCGAAGATATTTCACCTAGAGTTTACGTTAGTGAAGACCGGTTGTTCCAGGTAGACGTGGAAAACCTCCATTTGTCCCCAGTGTATTGGGAAGGTCCGCTGTACGAAACACGTCGGGGATTGTGGTTTAGTCTGGATGGTATACCGTTGGCTGAAGACATCACCCGAGAAATCGAAAATGGGTATAAGGACAAAAAGCCATATTTATTTGACGAAGACCGAAAGAGGCAGGCAgaacaaccacaaaaacagAAGCCCAATAATATcgacttttccaagttctaCGAAActattggtgaagattttAAATCCAAAGAGTCTCACGATGATGTGGTGATACTTGGAAACGGGAAAGCAGTTGTCtatttcaatgataacaAGGCGGTTCTTTTCCCCAAATTCATGGTAAATAGCTACCAGCTACCCATCATTCGTCAATTTTATGGTTCTTCCGTGGCTTTAATGGGTGTAGAGCCCATCCAGCGAGGTTATTCTTCGgatttgaaatcaatgtttgacaacttcaccaagaaAAACACGATAAGCTCGTCAAATCACTTCCTTCTTCCAGAACCCGGTTTGTTCTTGGGAAAAATACCACAGAACAAAGAGGACAATCAGAATGAACAAATGAGAGAGGTAATTGAAGACGACTTTGAagactccaccaccgagCAGACTTCCACTCGAGAAACCGATCACCTAGTACTTTGTGTCCACGGGATTGGACAGGGTTTGGGTCTCATGGCCGAAGCCATTAACATTGTTCATGATATCAACAGTATGAGAAACACCATGAAAACAGTGTACAAagagaacaagaagtttcgTAACTTGGCATATAAGGATCCGAAAGACCCCGATGTGGACAAGAACAACCGGATTCAAGTGTTGCCGATTGCCTGGAGACACAGAATTGACTTTCATCCAGAGAAAGTGAGTACTTCCGATGACAAACTTGAACCAAGACTACCCACCCTTTCTCAGATCAACGTGGAAGGCGTAAGACCGTTGCGTAACGTTGTCGGTTATGTGGCGTTGGATATCTTGCTTTATTATGACAACAAatacttcaaccaaattcttgaagcGGTAACTCTAGAGCTCAATCGGGTATATGAGCTTTATATGGAGAATAATCCCGACTTCAAAGGGAAAGTACATATCTTGGGCCATTCTTTGGGGTCTGCCATTTCCTTTGACATTGCTTCCAGACAGTTTGATACGAGGCCAACCAAGCCAAATCGGTCAGCCGACCTTTTGTTCGATGTCGATTCTTTATTCTGCGTAGGAAGTCCCGTCGGAGTGTTCAAGTTAATCAGCCAAAAGAATATTGTCAACAGAAGCGATGTACCAAAAGATTTTGATCCAAGGAGCCGATCTTTACTGTACTCGTCTCCCAAGTGCAAAAACTTATACAACTTATACCATCCATGCGATCCAATTGGGTATAGAATCGAACCTTTGATTAAACCCAGGTTCGCTCATTTCAAAGCGCAAGAAGCACCTTTTGCTGCTGACGGTCTTGAAACCCCATTCAAAGGCTGGTCCACGCTCACAGATGAGCTCCAAGAGCGATTCTCTAAGGCCAATACTTGGCTCTGGAGTTTtaacaagaaatcaaaggCATTTGACCAAAATTCCTTAGGTGACTTCATGAACGGTATTGTGGATTCCAACCCAGTTGAAACCCCAGATGATGCTGAGTCTAAGAAGAAGCTTTCGCAAAAAGACTTGGGGGAGTTACTtaagttcaacaaagaagGGAGAGTAGATTTTTCTTTACCAAGAGGAATGTTCGACATTTCATTGTTATCTGCTATTAGTGCACACGTATCTTATTTTGAAGACAAGGATACCGCTGGGTTCATCATGGGAGAGTTGCTCTTGTCAGACAACCCACCGGTGAAGTCATTAGAAGTGATGTACAAAGACGTTTAG
- the SFM1 gene encoding SPOUT methyltransferase (COG:S; EggNog:ENOG503NYHW), whose product MKYIIEHMEPEFSEWVVLEYTQIIKDVGKENLVLTSLPANTTEKDIPQQLLDLGLQWTTQECIQIDNGLDHSRVCLLDPAAETDLVPNDQQKFDYFVFGGILGSHPRIDRTGLLRDKYGFSGRRLGELQMTTDTAVRTTQRIVDKQVKFEDIKFIDYPEIKFNRYESTEMPFRYILDDTNTPILPKGMLKLIENDCDKGIDDF is encoded by the coding sequence ATGAAGTACATAATTGAGCACATGGAACCCGAATTTTCCGAGTGGGTGGTGCTTGAATATACTCAGATAATCAAGGATGTGGGTAAGGAAAACTTGGTCTTAACTTCTCTACCCGCAAATACCACTGAGAAAGATATCCCCCAGCAACTTTTAGACTTGGGTTTGCAATGGACTACACAAGAATGTATTCAAATTGATAACGGCTTGGACCACTCTCGGGTGTGCCTTCTTGATCCAGCAGCAGAAACAGACTTGGTACCTAATGACCAGCAAAAGTTCGATTATTTTGTGTTTGGAGGGATCTTGGGATCTCATCCTAGAATTGACAGAACTGGATTGCTCAGAGATAAGTATGGATTTTCTGGTAGAAGGCTCGGTGAGCTTCAAATGACAACCGACACCGCTGTACGTACCACACAGAGAATCGTCGACAAACAAGTtaagtttgaagatatcaagttCATCGATTACCCCgaaatcaagttcaacagGTACGAGTCTACAGAAATGCCCTTCAGGTATATTCTCGACGACACCAATACGCCCATATTACCCAAAGGaatgttgaagttgatcgAAAACGATTGTGATAAAGGTATAGATGACTTTTAA